A single region of the Pseudodesulfovibrio sp. JC047 genome encodes:
- a CDS encoding glycosyltransferase domain-containing protein has product MNIHNIDTAHVVLTALFFVSILVSIRFRDIAKRNTRRLKYYKSQISKEAHLARLEEYQSSTVKKKNVYYTALTGGYESFKVPEYFDPTFDYYIFTDDKDLKVFEPFKKILLDKSEDDPIRLARNVKLNPYELFFGYEYAVWVDASFLVRNSLEPYVAKVERANADLGVFPHPDRNCYEEEVAACLRKGKDDAAVIEAQRGYYVTKHDIAEINDQPLLVTGIFVANVKSDNCSIFFNAWRNEISRFSRRDQLSSSFALYKTNPSYVFLESCPDLAHLNNKYMFEIFDHLTDTDYRIPDYLPEINQITKLKISEGPRSKKAKLSK; this is encoded by the coding sequence ATGAATATACATAATATTGATACAGCGCATGTTGTTTTGACAGCGTTGTTTTTTGTTTCCATTCTAGTCTCCATCCGTTTTAGAGATATCGCTAAGCGCAATACGAGGCGATTGAAATACTATAAATCTCAGATTTCAAAAGAGGCTCATCTCGCTCGCCTAGAAGAATATCAGTCTTCTACTGTCAAGAAAAAGAATGTTTACTACACGGCGCTTACAGGGGGCTACGAATCGTTTAAGGTCCCTGAATATTTTGATCCGACTTTTGACTATTATATTTTTACGGATGACAAAGACCTTAAGGTCTTTGAACCTTTCAAAAAAATTCTACTTGATAAATCCGAAGACGATCCTATCCGTCTCGCCCGTAACGTCAAACTTAATCCTTATGAATTGTTTTTTGGATATGAATATGCTGTGTGGGTAGACGCAAGTTTTCTTGTTCGAAATAGTTTGGAACCATATGTAGCCAAGGTTGAACGAGCGAATGCTGATTTAGGGGTCTTTCCTCATCCCGATAGGAATTGTTATGAAGAAGAAGTCGCCGCCTGTCTTCGGAAAGGGAAGGATGATGCTGCAGTTATTGAAGCGCAACGGGGCTATTATGTAACCAAGCATGATATTGCTGAGATCAATGATCAACCTCTTTTGGTTACGGGGATATTCGTTGCCAATGTCAAAAGTGATAATTGCTCAATATTTTTCAATGCTTGGAGAAATGAAATCAGCCGTTTTTCTCGTCGTGACCAACTGTCGTCTTCATTTGCGCTTTATAAAACGAACCCATCATATGTTTTTCTTGAATCCTGCCCGGACCTTGCTCATTTGAATAATAAATATATGTTTGAAATTTTTGATCATTTGACGGACACAGACTATCGCATACCAGACTATTTGCCAGAAATAAATCAAATCACAAAGTTGAAGATTTCAGAGGGCCCTCGTTCTAAGAAAGCAAAATTGTCGAAGTGA
- a CDS encoding glycosyltransferase family A protein, with protein MRMSRPFFSIIIPIYNGSAFLRETIKSVEIQSFLDWEIIAIDDCSTDNSVQCVLDAKSENSKIRLFFHEESHGGPFAARNTALDHASGKYLIFLDQDDLLVEGALDHLAQLAKRCKSDAVRGVRLSLKKGREKNMNGFLPSSPITTQFREKPELWRGENFAAWIFNREFVLNNGLIFLDVIGHDDKVFLLQALTAARSLTISRIPLVKYRRRHTSLQGRKNSRSMLDNIRAHGKMMDILWETGNEKALAFRFDRIDFPAIAGMCAWASIHVNKVEQKVFFEQAAAILNRAEIRDLGPLRSEYHVLFVCLKERKSDSLLRLLQKYSHRLLPYPWWRVLWNKGLAVVNTRKK; from the coding sequence ATGCGTATGAGCCGTCCTTTTTTCAGTATTATTATTCCTATATATAATGGATCTGCCTTTTTGAGGGAGACAATCAAATCCGTTGAAATTCAGTCTTTTTTGGATTGGGAGATTATTGCGATAGATGATTGTTCAACGGACAATTCGGTGCAGTGCGTTCTTGATGCAAAATCTGAAAATAGTAAGATTAGATTGTTTTTTCATGAGGAGTCTCATGGTGGCCCTTTCGCCGCTCGTAATACGGCTTTAGACCATGCCAGCGGGAAGTATTTGATATTTCTCGATCAGGATGATTTGTTAGTCGAGGGGGCGTTGGATCACTTGGCTCAACTCGCCAAACGATGTAAAAGTGATGCTGTGCGAGGTGTCCGACTGTCTTTAAAAAAAGGGAGAGAAAAAAACATGAATGGTTTTTTGCCTTCTTCTCCAATTACCACGCAATTTAGAGAAAAGCCGGAACTTTGGCGAGGAGAGAACTTTGCTGCTTGGATATTTAATAGGGAATTTGTTCTCAATAATGGATTGATTTTTTTGGATGTCATTGGTCATGATGATAAAGTATTCTTGCTTCAAGCATTAACAGCGGCTCGATCACTAACGATTAGTCGTATACCATTAGTCAAATATCGCCGTCGACATACTTCACTTCAAGGGCGTAAGAATTCAAGAAGTATGCTTGACAATATCCGGGCTCATGGGAAAATGATGGATATTTTGTGGGAAACCGGAAATGAAAAAGCCTTGGCATTTCGGTTTGATCGCATAGATTTTCCGGCAATAGCCGGAATGTGTGCGTGGGCCTCTATTCATGTGAATAAGGTTGAGCAAAAAGTTTTTTTTGAGCAGGCAGCAGCGATTTTAAATCGAGCAGAAATCAGAGACTTGGGGCCGCTGAGAAGCGAATATCATGTTCTTTTTGTTTGCTTAAAGGAGAGGAAATCGGATTCCTTGCTACGATTACTTCAGAAATATAGCCATAGACTACTTCCTTATCCTTGGTGGCGAGTCCTGTGGAATAAAGGGCTAGCAGTTGTTAACACTCGGAAGAAGTGA
- a CDS encoding 4Fe-4S binding protein yields the protein MLFTSTVVKNLLRKPATRKYPFEVREPFHNFRGELVIDIDKCIFCGTCARKCPSQCITVDKQAGTWQCDPHACISCGYCRDNCPTKCLTMKDVHRKPVTEKVTWIEHGTPPRPKKKKAAPVTEAAPKAEATAKEAPSSKPETAAKVEPKNEGKKTAKK from the coding sequence ATGCTGTTTACATCCACAGTCGTCAAGAATCTGTTGAGAAAGCCTGCCACTCGGAAATATCCTTTCGAGGTGCGCGAGCCGTTTCACAACTTCCGTGGCGAACTGGTCATCGACATCGATAAGTGCATCTTCTGCGGAACCTGTGCACGCAAATGCCCCAGTCAGTGCATTACCGTGGACAAGCAGGCAGGAACTTGGCAGTGCGATCCGCACGCCTGTATTTCCTGCGGGTATTGCCGGGACAACTGCCCGACCAAATGCCTGACCATGAAAGATGTGCATCGCAAGCCTGTGACCGAAAAGGTCACCTGGATCGAGCATGGCACACCGCCCAGACCCAAAAAGAAGAAGGCTGCTCCAGTTACGGAAGCCGCTCCCAAGGCGGAAGCGACCGCCAAGGAAGCTCCGTCCTCAAAGCCTGAAACGGCTGCCAAGGTCGAGCCAAAGAATGAAGGCAAGAAGACTGCCAAGAAGTAG
- a CDS encoding nickel-dependent hydrogenase large subunit — translation MATTVIPFGPQHPVLPEPIHLTLKVEDEIVKEAVPALGYVHRGLEKLADIRDFHQMITVCERVCGICSMIHGTCYSQCVEELMDIDVPHRAKMLRIIWSELHRMHSHLLWLGLFADAFGFEALFMQFWKVRERIMDINEATAGSRVIVSVNIIGGVRTDLSMEQIRWILSELDIVEKELKEMQNTLMNDYTVKSRTVGIGYMSKEDAYILGAAGPTLRGSGVASDMRETGYGAYPELDFEPVVETSGDCWARCTVRFREVLQSIDLVRQAISKLPEGELAAKVKGNPPEGEVYMRVEQPRGECVYYIKGNGTKHLDRLRIRTPTFANIPPLLHMLPECELADVPVIVLSIDPCISCTER, via the coding sequence ATGGCAACTACCGTAATTCCCTTCGGCCCGCAGCATCCCGTTCTCCCGGAGCCGATTCACCTGACGCTCAAGGTTGAGGACGAAATCGTCAAGGAAGCCGTTCCGGCTCTGGGCTACGTCCATCGTGGTCTGGAAAAGCTGGCCGACATCCGTGACTTCCACCAGATGATCACCGTGTGTGAACGCGTGTGCGGCATCTGCTCCATGATTCACGGCACCTGCTATTCGCAGTGCGTGGAAGAACTGATGGACATCGATGTTCCACATCGGGCAAAAATGTTGCGCATCATCTGGAGCGAACTGCACAGAATGCACTCCCACTTGTTGTGGTTGGGCCTGTTTGCCGATGCCTTCGGTTTCGAAGCATTGTTCATGCAGTTCTGGAAAGTGCGTGAACGCATCATGGATATCAATGAGGCCACCGCTGGCAGCCGTGTTATTGTTTCTGTCAATATCATCGGCGGCGTGCGGACTGACCTTTCCATGGAACAGATTCGTTGGATTCTCAGCGAGCTGGACATCGTGGAAAAAGAATTGAAAGAAATGCAGAATACGCTGATGAACGACTACACGGTGAAATCCCGGACCGTCGGTATTGGCTACATGTCCAAGGAAGACGCGTACATTCTCGGTGCAGCCGGTCCGACCCTTCGTGGTTCCGGTGTGGCGTCCGACATGCGTGAAACCGGATATGGTGCATATCCCGAGCTGGACTTCGAACCGGTCGTTGAGACCTCCGGCGACTGCTGGGCACGGTGCACCGTCCGTTTCCGTGAAGTTCTGCAATCCATTGATCTGGTTCGTCAGGCCATCAGCAAATTGCCTGAAGGCGAGCTGGCCGCCAAGGTCAAGGGCAATCCGCCGGAAGGCGAAGTCTACATGCGCGTGGAACAACCGCGTGGTGAGTGCGTCTATTATATCAAGGGCAACGGCACCAAGCATTTGGACCGCCTGCGTATCCGGACCCCCACGTTTGCCAACATCCCGCCTCTGCTGCACATGTTGCCAGAGTGCGAGCTGGCCGACGTGCCGGTCATCGTTTTGTCCATCGACCCGTGCATCAGTTGCACCGAACGCTAG
- a CDS encoding NADH-quinone oxidoreductase subunit C — protein MKGTIREVTIDTIVGEVMNMKNDGQRFVTLSTYQDGEGKLGILYHFDKDYEDTHLRVSVDMDKPIPSVSGVYFGAMLVENEIRDQWDVKFDGLVLDFNRTLLLDPEVTQVPLVSNVKIEPKK, from the coding sequence ATGAAAGGTACTATACGAGAAGTGACCATCGACACCATTGTCGGCGAGGTCATGAACATGAAGAATGACGGACAGCGGTTTGTCACGTTGTCCACATATCAGGACGGCGAAGGCAAGCTTGGTATCCTGTATCATTTTGATAAGGATTACGAGGATACCCACTTGCGAGTCTCCGTTGACATGGACAAGCCTATTCCCAGTGTGTCCGGCGTGTACTTCGGTGCAATGCTGGTGGAAAACGAAATCCGCGACCAGTGGGACGTCAAATTTGACGGCTTGGTTCTCGACTTTAACCGTACGCTCCTTCTTGATCCCGAGGTCACCCAGGTTCCCCTGGTGTCCAACGTCAAGATTGAGCCGAAAAAATAG
- a CDS encoding NADH-quinone oxidoreductase subunit B family protein, whose protein sequence is MFGSFIKKSRAKSPWIIHFDCGSCNGCDIEVLACLTPLYDIERFGIVNVGNPKHADVLLVTGTVNHRNKKVLRNLYDQMPEPKAVIAIGACGNSGGVFREAYNVIGGVDKVIPVDVYVPGCPARPEAIIDGVVVGLAKFAQKVEDAS, encoded by the coding sequence ATGTTTGGATCATTTATCAAGAAATCTCGCGCCAAATCGCCGTGGATCATTCATTTTGACTGCGGGAGTTGTAATGGCTGCGATATCGAGGTTCTGGCTTGTCTGACACCGTTGTATGATATTGAACGGTTCGGCATTGTTAACGTCGGTAACCCCAAGCACGCTGATGTGCTGCTGGTGACTGGCACTGTCAACCATCGCAACAAGAAGGTGCTCAGAAATCTGTACGATCAGATGCCCGAGCCGAAAGCCGTCATCGCCATTGGCGCATGTGGCAACAGTGGTGGAGTATTCCGTGAGGCCTACAACGTCATCGGCGGTGTGGACAAGGTGATTCCGGTGGACGTGTATGTCCCCGGCTGCCCGGCCCGGCCTGAAGCTATTATCGACGGTGTGGTTGTTGGACTGGCCAAGTTTGCGCAAAAAGTGGAAGACGCCAGCTAG
- a CDS encoding complex I subunit 1 family protein, with protein sequence MDTLILVLIGLIAGPLLGGLIAGLDRRVTAWFQSRQGPPITQAFYDVAKLFGKEKMVVNQWQILCAWVYVIAAAVCLALFFAQSDLLLIFFVQAIGAVFLVMGAMATKSPYSQVGAQRELIQILAYEPILILVFVGFYMVTNSFSLEAVWSQDMPLIAKMPLLYLALGYALTIKLRKSPFDFSTSHHGHQELVKGVLTEYSGPYLALIEIAHWYETVLILGLCAIFWHTNVLWMAVLLVITYLLEILVDNTMARMTWRWMLKRVWLLGMGLSIVNLIWLYAR encoded by the coding sequence ATGGATACGCTTATTCTTGTTCTTATCGGACTTATTGCAGGACCGCTGCTGGGTGGTCTTATCGCGGGGTTGGACAGACGTGTCACGGCATGGTTCCAATCTCGTCAAGGCCCGCCGATTACGCAGGCCTTTTATGACGTCGCAAAATTGTTTGGCAAAGAAAAAATGGTGGTCAACCAGTGGCAGATCTTGTGCGCCTGGGTGTATGTGATCGCGGCTGCTGTCTGTCTGGCTTTGTTCTTTGCTCAGAGTGATTTGCTGCTCATCTTCTTTGTCCAGGCAATCGGTGCGGTCTTCTTGGTCATGGGTGCCATGGCTACCAAGTCTCCGTATTCGCAGGTTGGCGCACAGCGTGAATTGATTCAGATTCTCGCGTATGAGCCGATTCTCATTCTGGTGTTCGTCGGGTTTTACATGGTCACCAACTCCTTCTCTTTGGAAGCAGTCTGGTCTCAGGATATGCCATTGATTGCCAAGATGCCGTTGTTGTATCTGGCCTTGGGCTATGCCCTGACCATCAAGTTGAGAAAGTCTCCGTTTGATTTCTCCACGTCCCATCATGGTCATCAGGAACTGGTCAAGGGTGTGCTCACCGAGTACTCCGGCCCGTATCTGGCCCTGATTGAAATAGCTCATTGGTATGAGACCGTCCTGATTCTCGGCTTGTGTGCCATCTTCTGGCATACTAACGTTTTGTGGATGGCTGTCTTGCTGGTTATCACTTACCTGCTTGAAATCCTGGTGGACAACACCATGGCTCGCATGACCTGGCGTTGGATGCTGAAACGCGTCTGGCTGCTCGGCATGGGCCTGTCCATCGTCAACCTCATCTGGCTGTACGCGAGGTAA